Proteins encoded together in one Mercenaria mercenaria strain notata chromosome 18, MADL_Memer_1, whole genome shotgun sequence window:
- the LOC123539492 gene encoding uncharacterized protein LOC123539492, which yields MGAHISKQKSKRRIYLSKGKVPRAWKKIFKRKKKYVVIEQDEVDSAEPYTHEHSKAKNDTDTNTQRSISVETTANGNLEVCIGYDNIPSDTSEWEKESMSSCEILDSEQDRPRPSCSLQRNESDRRTAYSPDSAMDVSYTTNFSGDDCALCNANNTEYMVQVFMPTLQRHLDVKEILPYLHYICHNDARALSNTEPQELAVKNLIDTIQCKVDPQEQGKWATFLVALDKTGNIYLHQLLTGKTEKDHFFTNEILKLMKPNLINDICLNDVMDHLIEREIINEEDQGYIESAAKSQGPIPAIRIMLEKVDKRLPDWDAKFTEVLDKAGMSEIADVFKMVEHHEHVGPKGDENFKKKTQNRKLKKAKRGKCRLHNQVHNIPTNDASNEPESKRKKMSVCLTSEDNGVTNEAFAMPLNVQHGHKENDKMKKYTAEIKDVQSSVETMMVKQTDLISKMDDLMDIMNEQMIKSAEERNLLKQQISEQSQALHCLTQMVSKLITN from the exons ATGGGAGCGCATATATCCAAACAGAAGAGCAAAAGGCGTATATACCTG TCAAAAGGCAAGGTGCCTAgggcatggaaaaaaatattcaaaaggaaGAAGAAATATGTCGTTATAGAG CAAGATGAGGTAGACAGTGCAGAACCATACACCCATGAACACAGCAAAGCAAAGAATGACACGGACACAAATACA CAAAGAAGTATATCCGTCGAAACAACAGCGAATGGGAATCTTGAAGTGTGTATAGGGTATGACAATATACCTTCGGATACTTCTGAATGGGAGAAG GAAAGCATGTCTTCCTGTGAAATACTGGACTCGGAACAA GATAGACCAAGGCCTTCGTGTTCACTTCAG CGGAATGAAAGTGACAGACGGACGGCCTACTCACCCGATTCAGCAATGGATGTGTCCTACACAACAAACTTTTCCGGTGATGACTGTGCTTTATGCAATGCGAACAATACAGAGTATATGGTACAAGTCTTCATGCCAACATTACAGAGACATTTGGATGTGAAAGAGATATTACCGTATCTACACTACATTT GTCATAATGATGCAAGAGCACTGTCAAATACAGAGCCCCAAGAACTTGCTGTGAAGAATCTTATTGACACAATACAGTGCAAAGTAGACCCACAAGAGCAGGGGAAATGGGCAACTTTCCTTGTAGCCCTTGACAAAACAG gTAATATCTACCTACATCAGTTGTTAACTGGCAAGACAGAAAAAGACCACTTCTTTACCAATGAGATCCTGAAGCTGATGAAACCAAaccttataaatgatatttgccTTAATGACGTAATGGATCACCTGATCGAAAGGGAAATCATAAATGAGGAAGATCAAGGTTACATTGAAAGTGCTGCGAAAAGTCAAGGACCAATTCCCGCGATAAGAATAATGCTCGAGAAGGTAGACAAGAGATTACCAGACTGGgatgcaaaatttacggaagttCTTGACAAGGCTGGCATGTCGGAAATTGCAGATGTGTTTAAGATGGTAGAACACCATGAGCATGTTGGACCGAAAG GTGAcgagaactttaaaaagaaaacccaAAATCGCAAGTTGAAGAAGGCAAAACGGGGGAAATGTAGGTTGCACAATCAAGTGCACAATATTCCTACCAATGATGCAAGTAATGAGCCAGAATCAAAAAGAAAGAAGATGAGCGTCTGTCTAACTTCTGAAGACAACGGCGTAACAAATGAGGCTTTTGCCATGCCTTTAAACGTACAACATGGGCACAAGGAAAacgataaaatgaaaaagtacacGGCAGAAATAAAGGATGTCCAATCCTCGGTTGAGACAATGATGGTTAAACAGACAGATCTGATCAGCAAGATGGATGATTTAATGGACATTATGAACGAACAAATGATAAAGTCTGCAGAGGAACGAAACTTGTTGAAGCAACAGATCTCGGAGCAAAGCCAGGCATTGCATTGCCTGACTCAAATGGTTTCAAAACTGATCACGAATTGA
- the LOC128550565 gene encoding mucin-1-like, protein MMSFNCLSGLFECERGTIEHFSAANLRTAAHTSSAASPASAASTISTESPDSIASSGSAATPRRQASLDSRASRTTTSAASPNSTANRKSAAHTSSAARPNSAANPSSAASPSGATSPSGATSPSGTTSPSGAASPSGAASPSGAASPSGTASPSGTTSPSGTASPSGTTSPSGAASPSGAASPSGTASPSGTASPSGATSPSGAASPSGATSPSGTASPSGTTSPSGAASPSGAASPSGATSPSGATSPSGAASPSGATSPSGAASPSGATSPSGVASPSGVASPSGATSPSGAVVQQVQVVQQVQVVQQVQVVQQVQVVQQVKS, encoded by the coding sequence CGCAGCGAATCTAAGGACCGCAGCACATACAagtagcgcagcaagtccagcTAGTGCAGCAAGTACAATTAGCACAGAAAGTCCAGATAGCATAGCAAGTTCAGGTAGCGCAGCAACTCCAAGGAGGCAAGCAAGTCTTGATAGCAGAGCAAGTAGGACTACAACTAGCGCAGCAAGTCCAAATAGCACAGCGAATCGAAAAAGCGCAGCACATACAAGTAGCGCAGCAAGGCCAAATAGCGCAGCAAATCCAagtagcgcagcaagtccaagtggTGCAACAAGTCCAAGTGGTGCAACAAGTCCAAGTGGTACAACAAGTCCAAGTGGTGCAGCAAGTCCAAGTGGTGCAGCAAGTCCAAGTGGTGCAGCAAGTCCAAGTGGTACAGCAAGTCCAAGTGGTACAACAAGTCCAAGTGGTACAGCAAGTCCAAGTGGTACAACAAGTCCAAGTGGTGCAGCAAGTCCAAGTGGTGCAGCAAGTCCAAGTGGTACAGCAAGTCCAAGTGGTACAGCAAGTCCAAGTGGTGCAACAAGTCCAAGTGGTGCAGCAAGTCCAAGTGGTGCAACAAGTCCAAGTGGTACAGCAAGTCCAAGTGGTACAACAAGTCCAAGTGGTGCAGCAAGTCCAAGTGGTGCAGCAAGTCCAAGTGGTGCAACAAGTCCAAGTGGTGCAACAAGTCCAAGTGGTGCAGCAAGTCCAAGTGGTGCAACAAGTCCAAGTGGTGCAGCAAGTCCAAGTGGTGCAACAAGTCCAAGTGGTGTAGCAAGTCCAAGTGGTGTAGCAAGTCCAAGTGGTGCAACAAGTCCAAGTGGTGCAGTGGTGCAACAAGTCCAAGTGGTGCAGCAAGTCCAAGTGGTGCAACAAGTCCAAGTGGTGCAGCAAGTCCAAGTGGTGCAACAAGTCAAATCGTGA